One Candidatus Synechococcus calcipolaris G9 genomic window carries:
- the glgB gene encoding 1,4-alpha-glucan branching enzyme, with translation MTISRDQVDRIVSNQHQDPFEVLGCHTIQENGRSVWVVRAYLPKADRASVLCPEERQEYPMESVHHPHFFECTIPTATLSNYQLKIYENGHERVSYDPYAFRSSKLTDFDIHLFAEGNHHRIYEKLGAHLLRVDGIKGVYFAVWAPNARNVSVLGDFNNWDGRQHQMARRGNGIWELFIPGLDIGASYKYEIKNHAGHIYEKSDPYGFQQEPRPKTASIVADLNAYAWQDQGWMEQRRSTDPLTQPIAVYEVHLGSWMHASMDEPSVLADGTTEPPVQVADLKPWARFLTYRELAAKLIPYVKELGYTHIELLPVAEHPFDGSWGYQVTGYFAPTSRFGSPEDFMYFVDQCHQNGIGVLVDWVPGHFPKDGHGLAFFDGTHLYEHSDPRKGEHKEWGTLVFNYNRHEVRNFLVSNALFWFDKYHIDGIRVDAVASMLYLDYCREEGEWLPNEYGGRENLEAADFLRQVNQVIFSYFPGILSIAEESTSWPMVSWPTYTGGLGFNLKWNMGWMHDMLDYFSMDPWFRQFHQNNITFSMWYHHSENFMLALSHDEVVHGKSNIIGKMPGDRWQQFANLRCLFTYMYTHPGKKTMFMGMEFGQWSEWNVWGDLEWHLLQYEPHQQTKQFFSDLNTLYRQEPTLYSQDFGQDGFEWIDCSDNRHSVVAFIRWDKEFKDFAIVVCNFTPQPHSHYRIGVPEHGFYTELFNSDAREYGGSNMGNLGGKWADEWAYHHRRYSLDLCLPPLATLVFKLDRQKTVTTPSLTDGD, from the coding sequence ATGACAATTTCTCGCGACCAAGTTGACCGCATTGTATCCAATCAGCATCAAGACCCCTTTGAAGTTTTAGGGTGCCATACCATTCAAGAAAATGGGCGATCGGTCTGGGTGGTTCGAGCCTATTTACCCAAGGCCGATCGGGCAAGCGTTCTTTGTCCAGAGGAGCGGCAAGAATATCCCATGGAGTCGGTGCATCATCCCCATTTTTTTGAATGCACCATTCCCACCGCTACCCTGAGCAACTATCAATTAAAAATCTATGAGAATGGCCATGAACGGGTCAGTTATGATCCCTATGCCTTTCGTTCCTCTAAACTAACGGACTTTGATATTCATCTATTTGCGGAGGGGAATCACCATCGGATTTATGAAAAATTAGGGGCGCATCTACTCCGGGTAGACGGCATTAAAGGGGTTTATTTTGCCGTGTGGGCCCCCAATGCCCGGAATGTTTCGGTCTTAGGCGATTTTAATAACTGGGATGGCCGCCAGCATCAGATGGCCCGCCGTGGCAATGGAATTTGGGAATTATTTATTCCTGGGCTGGACATCGGTGCATCCTATAAGTATGAAATTAAAAACCATGCGGGTCACATCTACGAAAAGTCTGATCCCTACGGCTTTCAGCAGGAACCTCGGCCCAAAACCGCCTCAATTGTGGCGGATCTCAATGCCTATGCCTGGCAGGATCAGGGCTGGATGGAGCAACGGCGTAGTACGGATCCCTTGACCCAACCCATTGCTGTCTATGAGGTGCATTTAGGTTCCTGGATGCACGCCTCCATGGATGAACCGTCGGTCTTGGCCGATGGAACCACTGAGCCACCCGTTCAGGTTGCGGATCTCAAACCCTGGGCCCGGTTCCTCACCTATCGGGAACTGGCGGCTAAACTAATTCCCTACGTTAAAGAGTTAGGCTATACCCACATTGAACTGTTACCTGTGGCAGAGCATCCCTTTGACGGCTCCTGGGGCTATCAAGTCACGGGTTATTTTGCGCCCACATCTCGCTTTGGCAGTCCTGAAGATTTTATGTACTTTGTGGATCAATGCCATCAAAATGGTATTGGTGTTTTGGTGGATTGGGTTCCTGGGCATTTTCCCAAGGATGGCCATGGGTTAGCCTTTTTTGATGGTACCCATCTCTACGAACATTCCGACCCCCGCAAGGGTGAGCATAAGGAATGGGGCACCCTAGTTTTTAATTACAATCGCCATGAAGTCCGTAATTTTCTAGTTTCCAATGCCCTATTTTGGTTTGATAAGTACCACATTGACGGCATCCGTGTCGATGCGGTGGCATCCATGCTCTACCTGGACTATTGCCGCGAAGAAGGAGAATGGCTGCCCAATGAGTACGGCGGTCGGGAAAACCTGGAAGCAGCAGATTTTCTCCGCCAGGTAAATCAGGTTATTTTTAGTTACTTTCCTGGCATTCTCTCTATTGCCGAGGAATCTACCTCGTGGCCAATGGTCTCCTGGCCCACCTATACCGGTGGCCTGGGCTTTAACCTGAAGTGGAATATGGGGTGGATGCACGATATGCTGGATTATTTCAGCATGGATCCCTGGTTCCGCCAGTTCCATCAAAATAACATCACGTTCAGTATGTGGTATCACCACAGCGAAAACTTCATGCTGGCCCTATCCCATGATGAGGTCGTCCACGGCAAAAGTAATATTATTGGCAAAATGCCCGGCGATCGCTGGCAACAGTTTGCAAATCTCCGTTGCTTGTTTACCTATATGTATACCCACCCCGGCAAAAAGACGATGTTTATGGGGATGGAGTTTGGCCAGTGGAGTGAGTGGAATGTCTGGGGGGATTTAGAATGGCATCTCCTTCAGTACGAACCTCACCAACAAACGAAGCAATTCTTCAGTGACCTTAATACTCTCTATCGCCAAGAACCAACTCTCTACAGCCAAGATTTTGGACAGGATGGGTTTGAGTGGATTGACTGTAGCGATAATCGCCATAGTGTAGTTGCCTTTATTCGCTGGGATAAAGAGTTCAAAGACTTTGCCATTGTTGTTTGCAATTTTACGCCCCAGCCCCATAGCCATTACCGCATTGGCGTGCCAGAACATGGTTTCTATACAGAACTCTTTAATAGTGATGCCCGCGAGTATGGAGGGAGCAATATGGGCAACCTAGGGGGTAAATGGGCCGATGAATGGGCCTATCACCATCGCCGCTATTCCCTAGATCTGTGTTTGCCCCCCCTAGCCACCCTTGTATTCAAGCTGGATCGCCAGAAAACAGTTACCACCCCTAGTCTGACGGATGGTGACTAA
- a CDS encoding geranylgeranyl reductase family protein — protein sequence MYDCIIVGAGPAGGAAAYHLAKRGRSVLILEKEVFPRYKPCGGGVSPAIAPWFDFDFSPAISLKLRTLRYTWKFDDAVEVELETPEPIWLVRRDVFDHFLVQQAQAQGATLQDQTSVTAIEWLGDRWRVQTPQEPLEAQYLIGADGAKGMMAQWLGLREPKRRSAAALEAQPPLGHDQHIHFEFGMTKNGYIWNFPKADGYSIGMGTFRGGDTHNFEKTLADYAQRFKLAPEQCRQYDHPLCLWDGQHPLHSQNALLAGEAASLVDPFSAEGIRPAIYSGMQGAIAIDRALGGDINALEAYTAEMNNEWGTDMVWAQRLAGVFYRIPGVSYRLGVKRPAATRRMGQVLCGELRYRDVAGNAIKRLSSGLIPGRS from the coding sequence ATGTATGATTGCATTATTGTCGGTGCTGGCCCTGCCGGCGGCGCAGCGGCCTATCATTTAGCCAAACGGGGGCGATCGGTCTTAATTCTAGAAAAGGAAGTCTTCCCCCGCTATAAGCCCTGTGGCGGTGGTGTTTCACCGGCGATCGCCCCGTGGTTTGACTTTGACTTTAGCCCGGCCATTTCCCTGAAACTGCGAACCCTTCGCTACACCTGGAAATTTGATGATGCCGTAGAGGTGGAACTGGAAACCCCGGAACCTATTTGGCTCGTGCGCCGGGATGTCTTTGATCATTTTCTGGTTCAACAGGCCCAAGCCCAAGGAGCCACCCTTCAAGACCAAACCAGTGTAACTGCCATTGAATGGCTGGGCGATCGCTGGCGGGTTCAGACCCCACAGGAACCCCTGGAGGCCCAGTATTTGATTGGGGCCGATGGAGCCAAGGGCATGATGGCCCAATGGTTAGGTCTTAGGGAACCCAAACGTCGCAGTGCGGCGGCCCTCGAAGCACAACCCCCCCTCGGCCACGACCAACATATTCATTTTGAATTTGGCATGACCAAAAATGGCTACATCTGGAATTTTCCCAAGGCCGATGGCTACTCCATTGGTATGGGCACTTTTCGCGGTGGCGATACCCACAATTTTGAGAAAACCCTGGCCGACTACGCCCAACGGTTTAAGTTAGCACCGGAGCAATGCCGTCAGTACGATCATCCCCTTTGCCTGTGGGATGGTCAACACCCCCTCCATAGCCAAAACGCTCTCTTAGCAGGAGAAGCGGCATCCCTGGTGGATCCCTTTTCCGCCGAAGGAATTCGACCCGCCATTTACAGTGGGATGCAGGGGGCGATCGCCATTGACCGGGCCCTTGGTGGCGACATCAATGCCCTAGAAGCCTACACCGCTGAAATGAACAATGAATGGGGCACGGACATGGTTTGGGCCCAACGCCTCGCAGGGGTCTTTTACCGGATTCCCGGGGTGAGCTATCGTTTAGGGGTAAAGCGGCCGGCCGCCACCCGCCGCATGGGTCAGGTTCTCTGCGGTGAACTGCGCTACCGAGATGTGGCTGGCAATGCGATTAAACGCCTCAGTAGTGGCTTGATCCCGGGGCGATCGTGA